In the genome of Mugil cephalus isolate CIBA_MC_2020 chromosome 21, CIBA_Mcephalus_1.1, whole genome shotgun sequence, one region contains:
- the LOC124998831 gene encoding disheveled-associated activator of morphogenesis 1-like isoform X1, producing MAPRKRGGGGGGGGSGRGGLSFIFCCFNGSDHPEITYRLREDFALQSMEPSLPMPGPEELDVMFTELVDELDLTEKHREAMFALPAEKKWQIYCSKKKEQEENKGATSWPEFYIDQLNSMAARKTILALEKEEEEERNKTIENLKTALRTQPMRFVTRFIDLDGLTCILNFLKSMDYDTTESQIHTSLIGCIKALMNNSQGRAHVLSHSESINIIAQSLATENIKTKVAVLEIMGAVCLVPGGHKKILESMLHYQRFASERTRFQTLINDLDRSTGRYRDEVNLKTAIMSFINAVLSQGAGETSLEFRIHLRYEFLMLGIQPVIDKLRSHENSTLDRHLDYFEMLRNEDELALSKRFESVHIDTKSATQVFDLIRKKMNHTDAYPHFMSVLHHCLLMPHKRSGNTVQYWLLLDRIVQQMVLQNDKGHDPDVAPLENFNVKNVVRMLVNENEVKQWKEQAEKMRKEHHELQQKFEKKERECDAKTQEKEDMMQTLNKMKEKLEKESNEHKNVKQQVAELTARLHELSARQAAIVPGGPPLPPGPPGGPVPPPPMPAAAGIFPPPPPPPGGMPPPPPPPPPPGGPPPPPGLPSMGGIPPPPGGPLGISLKRKNIPQPSNPLKSFNWSKLAENKLEGTVWMNIDDAKVFKILDLEDIEKTFSAYQRQQDFLMINNSKQKEAEDDMSSKKVKELSVIDGRRAQNCNILLSRLKLSNEEIKRAILTMDEQEDLPKDMLEQLLKFVPEKSDVDLLEEHKHELDRMAKPDRFLYEMSRINHYQQRLQSLYFKKKFAERIAELKPKVEALTKACKEVLHSKNLKQLLEVVLAFGNYMNKGQRGNAYGFKVSSLNKIADTKSSIDKNITLLHYLITILEKKYPKVLMFQEDLQSISEAAKVNMTELEKDIGNLRSGLKNVESELEYQKKQQQVLGDKFVSVVSQFITVASFSFSDVEESLNEAKDLFLRAVKHFGEDASKMQPDEFFGIFDQFLQSFAEAQQENENMRKRKEEEERRAKMEAQLKEQREKERKARKAKANGEDDGGEFDDLVSALRSGEVFDKDLSKMKRNRKRINNQSTDSGRERPITKLNF from the exons gaacaggaagaaaacaaaggtgCAACCAGTTGGCCAGAGTTTTACATCGATCAGCTCAATTCAATGGCAGCT AGAAAGACGATCCTTGCtctggagaaagaagaggaggaagagaggaacaaAACCATTGAGAACTTGAAGACGGCCCTGAGGACCCAACCTATGAG GTTTGTTACCCGTTTCATCGACCTGGACGGCCTGACGTGCATCCTGAACTTCCTGAAGAGCATGGACTACGACACCACCGAGTCGCAGATCCACACGTCGCTGATCGGCTGCATCAAGGCCCTGATGAACAACTCGCAGGGCCGCGCCCACGTCCTCTCTCACTCCGAGAGCATCAACATCATCGCCCAGAGCCTGGCCACGGAAAACATCAAGACCAAGGTGGCAGTTCTGGAGATAATGGGAGCCGTGTGTCTGGTGCCCGGCGGCCACAAAAAAATCCTGGAGTCCATGCTGCACTATCAACGTTTTGCCAGCGAGCGGACGCGCTTCCAG ACGCTTATAAATGATCTGGACCGGAGTACGGGACGATACAGAGACGAGGTCAACCTGAAGACAGCCATCATGTCATTTATTAACGCTGTGCTGAGTCAAGGAGCCGGAGAG ACTAGTTTGGAATTCCGTATACACCTGCGATATGAGTTTCTCATGCTGGGGATCCAACCTGTGATCGATAAGCTGCGCTCTCATGAAAACTCCACATTAGACAG GCATTTGGACTACTTTGAAATGCTGCGAAATGAGGACGAGCTGGCTCTGTCGAAGCGTTTTGAGTCG gTACATATAGACACCAAAAGTGCCACGCAAGTTTTTGATCTCATCCGCAAGAAGATGAACCACACTGATGCATACCCGCACTTTATGTCTGTCCTGCATCACTGTCTGCTCATGCCAC ACAAGAGGAGTGGAAACACGGTACAGTACTGGCTGCTGTTGGATCGCATCGTTCAGCAGATGGTGTTGCAGAACGACAAAGGTCACGACCCAGACGTCGCACCGCTGGAGAATTTTAACGTGAAGAACGTCGTCCGGAT GCTGGTCAATGAAAACGAGGTCAAACAGTGGAAAGAGCAGGCcgagaaaatgagaaaag AGCACCACGAGCTGCAGCAAAAGTTCGAGAAGAAGGAACGCGAATGTGATGCCAAGACCCAGGAGAAAGAGGACATGATGCAGACGCTCAACAAGATGAAAGAGAAGCTGGAAAAGGAGAGCAACGAGCACAAAAACGTCAAGCAGCAAGTGGCCGAACTCACTGCACGGCTCCACGAACTCAGCGCC AGGCAGGCGGCCATTGTTCCCGGCGGCCCTCCTCTACCCCCCGGCCCCCCTGGCGGCCCCGTGCCTCCTCCACCCATGCCAGCGGCAGCAGGCATTTTCCCACCCCCTCCGCCACCTCCTGGTGGTatgcctcctccgcctcccccgcctcctccgCCAGGTGGCCCGCCGCCTCCTCCTGGACTCCCATCCATGGGAGGCATCCCTCCGCCGCCAGGAGGACCCCTGGGAATATctctgaagaggaagaacattCCTCAGCCGTCCAACCCGCTCAAGTCCTTCAACTGGTCCAAGTTAGCTGAG AACAAGCTGGAGGGAACTGTTTGGATGAACATCGATGATGCCAAGGTTTTCAAAATCTTGGACCTGGAGGACATTGAAAAGACCTTCTCAGCCTATCAAAGACAGCAG GACTTCTTAATGATCAATAACAGCAAACAG aaagaggcagaagaCGACATGAGCTCCAAAAAAGTCAAAGAGCTGTCAGTCATTGACGGCCGCCGAGCTCAGAACTGCAACATCCTCCTCTCGCG ACTGAAGCTCTCCAACGAGGAGATCAAGAGAGCCATTCTGACCATGGACGAACAGGAGGACCttcccaaagacatgctggaGCAG TTGCTGAAGTTTGTCCCAGAGAAGAGTGACGTGGATCTCCTGGAGGAGCACAAACACGAGCTCGATCGAATGGCCAAACCCGACCGCTTCCTCTACGAGATGAGCAG AATAAACCACTACCAGCAGAGGCTGCAGAGTCTGTACTTCAAGAAGAAGTTTGCAGAGAGGATAGCTGAACTCAAACCCAAAGTGGAAG CTCTGACCAAGGCATGTAAAGAAGTTTTACACAGTAAAAACCTGAagcagctgctggaggtggTTCTGGCCTTTGGAAACTACATGAACAAGGGTCAGAGAGGCAACGCTTATGGCTTCAAGGTGTCTTCACTCAACAAGATCGCCGATACCAAATCCAGCATCGACAA GAACATAACTCTGCTGCACTACCTGATCACCATCCTGGAGAAGAAATATCCCAAAGTCCTGATGTTCCAGGAGGACCTGCAGAGCATCTCAGAGGCCGCCAAAGTCAA CATGACAGAGCTGGAAAAAGATATAGGCAACCTGCGCAGCGGCTTGAAAAACGTGGAGAGC GAACTGGAATACCAGAAGAAGCAACAGCAGGTGCTGGGGGACAAGTTTGTGTCCGTGGTGAGCCAGTTCATCACCGTGGCCAGCTTCAGCTTCTCCGACGTGGAGGAGTCTCTCAACGAGGCCAAAGACCTG TTCCTGAGGGcagtgaagcactttggtgaaGAtgccagcaagatgcagccagATGAGTTCTTTGGCATCTTTGACCAGTTCCTGCAGTCGTTTGCCGAGGCTCAGCAGGAGAACGAGAACATGCGAAAGCgcaaggaagaggaggagcgcAGGGCTAAAATGGAAGCTCAG CTGaaagaacagagggagaaagagcgCAAGGCCCGCAAAGCCAAAGCCAACGGAGAAGACGACGGAGGCGAGTTTGACGACCTGGTGTCAGCTCTGCGCTCGGGCGAGGTCTTTGACAAGGACCTGTCCAAGATGAAACGGAACCGCAAGCGGATCAACAACCAGAGCACGGACTCGGGCAGAGAGCGACCGATCACCAAGCTCAACTTCTAA
- the LOC124998832 gene encoding trans-L-3-hydroxyproline dehydratase: MQLPPHEGDEISVVDMHTGGEPLRIILSGYPQVKGDSVLSKRRYVREHLDHLRRVLMYEPRGHYDMYGALVVDSEIPEADLGVLFMHNEGYSTMCGHAVIALGRYAVDYKLVKEPRSPETQVNIHCPCGLVKAFVEYSEGKTGAVRFLSVPAFAFATDVTVTVEGFGEVTVDISYGGAFYAFVSAQRFGLDVSKSRTRDLVDAATAVTNAVKFQVKLHHPTSDDLAFLYGTILTDGKDDYSPEPTANVCVFAEAQVDRSPTGSGVTARVALQYHKGLIQLNQTRTFQSGATGSQFTGRAVEETKCGDFRAVVVEVAGRAFYTGVSRFVQEADDKLTHGFLLK; the protein is encoded by the exons ATGCAGCTTCCACCTCACGAGGGAGACGAGATCTCCGTGGTGGACATGCACACGGGTGGAGAGCCTTTACGGATCATCCTCAGCGGCTACCCACAGGTCAAAGGTGACAGCGTCCTCTCCAAGCGCCGCTACGTCCGGGAGCACCTGGACCACCTGAGGAGGGTGCTGATGTACGAACCGCGGGGACACTATGACATGTACGGGGCCCTGGTCGTGGACAGCGAGATACCCGAGGCCGACCTCGGGGTGCTGTTCATGCACAACGAGGGCTACAGCACCATGTGCGGACACGCCGTCATCGCGCTGGGACGCTACGCCGTGGACTACAAACTGGTGAAAGAGCCACGGTCGCCCGAGACTCAGGTGAACATCCACTGTCCATGCGGGCTGGTGAAGGCTTTCGTTGAGTACTCTGAAGGGAAGACCGGAGCGGTGAGGTTTCTCAGTGTGCCAGCGTTTGCATTTGCTACag ATGTGACGGTGACGGTGGAGGGTTTTGGTGAGGTGACGGTGGACATCAGCTATGGAGGAGCCTTCTACGCCTTCGTGAGCGCACAGCGGTTTGGTCTGGATGTGAGCAAGTCCAGGACACGAGATCTGGTCGACGCAGCCACAGCAGTGACCAACGCCGTCAAATTTCAG GTGAAACTGCATCATCCAACCAGTGACGATCTGGCCTTCCTGTATGGCACCATCCTCACAGACGGAAAAGACGATTATTCCCCCGAACCCACCGCCAACGTCTGTGTGTTCGCAGAAGCTCAG GTTGACCGAAGCCCGACGGGTTCTGGTGTCACAGCTCGAGTGGCTCTTCAGTATCACAAAGGTCTGATCCAGCTGAACCAGACCAGGACGTTTCAGAGCGGAGCCACTGGATCCCAGTTCACAGGAAGAGCTGTCGAG gaGACAAAGTGTGGAGACTTCAGGGCTGTGGTGGTGGAAGTCGCTGGTCGAGCCTTTTACACCGGAGTTTCACGCTTTGTTCAGGAGGCAGACGACAAGCTGACGCACGGTTTCCTGCTGAAGTGA
- the LOC124998831 gene encoding disheveled-associated activator of morphogenesis 1-like isoform X2 — protein MAPRKRGGGGGGGGSGRGGLSFIFCCFNGSDHPEITYRLREDFALQSMEPSLPMPGPEELDVMFTELVDELDLTEKHREAMFALPAEKKWQIYCSKKKEQEENKGATSWPEFYIDQLNSMAARKTILALEKEEEEERNKTIENLKTALRTQPMRFVTRFIDLDGLTCILNFLKSMDYDTTESQIHTSLIGCIKALMNNSQGRAHVLSHSESINIIAQSLATENIKTKVAVLEIMGAVCLVPGGHKKILESMLHYQRFASERTRFQTLINDLDRSTGRYRDEVNLKTAIMSFINAVLSQGAGETSLEFRIHLRYEFLMLGIQPVIDKLRSHENSTLDRHLDYFEMLRNEDELALSKRFESVHIDTKSATQVFDLIRKKMNHTDAYPHFMSVLHHCLLMPHKRSGNTVQYWLLLDRIVQQMVLQNDKGHDPDVAPLENFNVKNVVRMLVNENEVKQWKEQAEKMRKEHHELQQKFEKKERECDAKTQEKEDMMQTLNKMKEKLEKESNEHKNVKQQVAELTARLHELSARQAAIVPGGPPLPPGPPGGPVPPPPMPAAAGIFPPPPPPPGGMPPPPPPPPPPGGPPPPPGLPSMGGIPPPPGGPLGISLKRKNIPQPSNPLKSFNWSKLAENKLEGTVWMNIDDAKVFKILDLEDIEKTFSAYQRQQKEAEDDMSSKKVKELSVIDGRRAQNCNILLSRLKLSNEEIKRAILTMDEQEDLPKDMLEQLLKFVPEKSDVDLLEEHKHELDRMAKPDRFLYEMSRINHYQQRLQSLYFKKKFAERIAELKPKVEALTKACKEVLHSKNLKQLLEVVLAFGNYMNKGQRGNAYGFKVSSLNKIADTKSSIDKNITLLHYLITILEKKYPKVLMFQEDLQSISEAAKVNMTELEKDIGNLRSGLKNVESELEYQKKQQQVLGDKFVSVVSQFITVASFSFSDVEESLNEAKDLFLRAVKHFGEDASKMQPDEFFGIFDQFLQSFAEAQQENENMRKRKEEEERRAKMEAQLKEQREKERKARKAKANGEDDGGEFDDLVSALRSGEVFDKDLSKMKRNRKRINNQSTDSGRERPITKLNF, from the exons gaacaggaagaaaacaaaggtgCAACCAGTTGGCCAGAGTTTTACATCGATCAGCTCAATTCAATGGCAGCT AGAAAGACGATCCTTGCtctggagaaagaagaggaggaagagaggaacaaAACCATTGAGAACTTGAAGACGGCCCTGAGGACCCAACCTATGAG GTTTGTTACCCGTTTCATCGACCTGGACGGCCTGACGTGCATCCTGAACTTCCTGAAGAGCATGGACTACGACACCACCGAGTCGCAGATCCACACGTCGCTGATCGGCTGCATCAAGGCCCTGATGAACAACTCGCAGGGCCGCGCCCACGTCCTCTCTCACTCCGAGAGCATCAACATCATCGCCCAGAGCCTGGCCACGGAAAACATCAAGACCAAGGTGGCAGTTCTGGAGATAATGGGAGCCGTGTGTCTGGTGCCCGGCGGCCACAAAAAAATCCTGGAGTCCATGCTGCACTATCAACGTTTTGCCAGCGAGCGGACGCGCTTCCAG ACGCTTATAAATGATCTGGACCGGAGTACGGGACGATACAGAGACGAGGTCAACCTGAAGACAGCCATCATGTCATTTATTAACGCTGTGCTGAGTCAAGGAGCCGGAGAG ACTAGTTTGGAATTCCGTATACACCTGCGATATGAGTTTCTCATGCTGGGGATCCAACCTGTGATCGATAAGCTGCGCTCTCATGAAAACTCCACATTAGACAG GCATTTGGACTACTTTGAAATGCTGCGAAATGAGGACGAGCTGGCTCTGTCGAAGCGTTTTGAGTCG gTACATATAGACACCAAAAGTGCCACGCAAGTTTTTGATCTCATCCGCAAGAAGATGAACCACACTGATGCATACCCGCACTTTATGTCTGTCCTGCATCACTGTCTGCTCATGCCAC ACAAGAGGAGTGGAAACACGGTACAGTACTGGCTGCTGTTGGATCGCATCGTTCAGCAGATGGTGTTGCAGAACGACAAAGGTCACGACCCAGACGTCGCACCGCTGGAGAATTTTAACGTGAAGAACGTCGTCCGGAT GCTGGTCAATGAAAACGAGGTCAAACAGTGGAAAGAGCAGGCcgagaaaatgagaaaag AGCACCACGAGCTGCAGCAAAAGTTCGAGAAGAAGGAACGCGAATGTGATGCCAAGACCCAGGAGAAAGAGGACATGATGCAGACGCTCAACAAGATGAAAGAGAAGCTGGAAAAGGAGAGCAACGAGCACAAAAACGTCAAGCAGCAAGTGGCCGAACTCACTGCACGGCTCCACGAACTCAGCGCC AGGCAGGCGGCCATTGTTCCCGGCGGCCCTCCTCTACCCCCCGGCCCCCCTGGCGGCCCCGTGCCTCCTCCACCCATGCCAGCGGCAGCAGGCATTTTCCCACCCCCTCCGCCACCTCCTGGTGGTatgcctcctccgcctcccccgcctcctccgCCAGGTGGCCCGCCGCCTCCTCCTGGACTCCCATCCATGGGAGGCATCCCTCCGCCGCCAGGAGGACCCCTGGGAATATctctgaagaggaagaacattCCTCAGCCGTCCAACCCGCTCAAGTCCTTCAACTGGTCCAAGTTAGCTGAG AACAAGCTGGAGGGAACTGTTTGGATGAACATCGATGATGCCAAGGTTTTCAAAATCTTGGACCTGGAGGACATTGAAAAGACCTTCTCAGCCTATCAAAGACAGCAG aaagaggcagaagaCGACATGAGCTCCAAAAAAGTCAAAGAGCTGTCAGTCATTGACGGCCGCCGAGCTCAGAACTGCAACATCCTCCTCTCGCG ACTGAAGCTCTCCAACGAGGAGATCAAGAGAGCCATTCTGACCATGGACGAACAGGAGGACCttcccaaagacatgctggaGCAG TTGCTGAAGTTTGTCCCAGAGAAGAGTGACGTGGATCTCCTGGAGGAGCACAAACACGAGCTCGATCGAATGGCCAAACCCGACCGCTTCCTCTACGAGATGAGCAG AATAAACCACTACCAGCAGAGGCTGCAGAGTCTGTACTTCAAGAAGAAGTTTGCAGAGAGGATAGCTGAACTCAAACCCAAAGTGGAAG CTCTGACCAAGGCATGTAAAGAAGTTTTACACAGTAAAAACCTGAagcagctgctggaggtggTTCTGGCCTTTGGAAACTACATGAACAAGGGTCAGAGAGGCAACGCTTATGGCTTCAAGGTGTCTTCACTCAACAAGATCGCCGATACCAAATCCAGCATCGACAA GAACATAACTCTGCTGCACTACCTGATCACCATCCTGGAGAAGAAATATCCCAAAGTCCTGATGTTCCAGGAGGACCTGCAGAGCATCTCAGAGGCCGCCAAAGTCAA CATGACAGAGCTGGAAAAAGATATAGGCAACCTGCGCAGCGGCTTGAAAAACGTGGAGAGC GAACTGGAATACCAGAAGAAGCAACAGCAGGTGCTGGGGGACAAGTTTGTGTCCGTGGTGAGCCAGTTCATCACCGTGGCCAGCTTCAGCTTCTCCGACGTGGAGGAGTCTCTCAACGAGGCCAAAGACCTG TTCCTGAGGGcagtgaagcactttggtgaaGAtgccagcaagatgcagccagATGAGTTCTTTGGCATCTTTGACCAGTTCCTGCAGTCGTTTGCCGAGGCTCAGCAGGAGAACGAGAACATGCGAAAGCgcaaggaagaggaggagcgcAGGGCTAAAATGGAAGCTCAG CTGaaagaacagagggagaaagagcgCAAGGCCCGCAAAGCCAAAGCCAACGGAGAAGACGACGGAGGCGAGTTTGACGACCTGGTGTCAGCTCTGCGCTCGGGCGAGGTCTTTGACAAGGACCTGTCCAAGATGAAACGGAACCGCAAGCGGATCAACAACCAGAGCACGGACTCGGGCAGAGAGCGACCGATCACCAAGCTCAACTTCTAA